The proteins below come from a single Candidatus Kirkpatrickella diaphorinae genomic window:
- a CDS encoding peptidase domain-containing ABC transporter: MAAAKFHGIELDIKDFAAEPGETSPSPATLARWLNDFGAVAKGMRIKWRFLVRMYNTPPVVLMLRDGSAALMVRVDPERNIVWLRDPLAPENATPVPVDELRLSEVWTGDILLVKRRRDLSEADARFDMMWFAKIVLREKVSLRNIVFASMILAVLQIFPALIVMQVVDRVVNYHSTATLISITGIVVILTFYEIMLTYARRELTLVMTTRVDARISLHAFNRLLSLPLEFYEREQAGRVIGRYMALYRVRDFLTGKLLSTFLDMFTLFVILPVLFYMSTTLAWMTLACAGLIGLIVVVFLPPMTRVYTKMVDAEMERGSVLYETVAGIRTIKTLALEQTRREKWDETTANVIRWKLASGRMSNWPATLVMPLDMFINRGIILVGAYLALKTNSGVGVGALLAFMMLGSRVASPLVSLAKILEDVNQVTTSLNEAGIVLNQPTETKALTTGMRPILRGALSFQNVDFTYPGSSNKALNNVTFEVPAGTMLGLVGRSGSGKSTITRLLQGVSRGYAGFLRLDALELREINLTHLRRSLGVVLQDNFLFRGSIADNIVSGRPGYTMNDVIRAARLAGAEEFIDRMPAGYETQIEEGSTNISGGQRQRLAIARAVISDPKLMILDEATSALDPESEALVNANLKRISQGRTMVIVSHRLSSLVDCDMICVMDRGQVIDVAPHAVLLERCDVYRTLWMQQNRHTHHHESSGSSDTDSGRDVSPGGKEK, encoded by the coding sequence ATGGCCGCCGCAAAATTCCACGGTATCGAGCTCGATATCAAGGATTTCGCGGCTGAGCCCGGTGAAACATCCCCCTCTCCGGCGACGCTTGCACGGTGGCTCAATGATTTCGGTGCTGTCGCCAAGGGGATGCGCATCAAATGGCGCTTCCTTGTGCGCATGTATAACACGCCCCCCGTGGTGCTGATGCTGCGCGATGGTTCCGCGGCCCTCATGGTGCGCGTTGACCCTGAGCGCAATATTGTCTGGCTACGTGACCCGCTTGCGCCTGAAAACGCGACACCCGTCCCGGTGGATGAATTGCGTTTATCCGAGGTCTGGACCGGGGATATATTGCTCGTCAAACGCCGCCGCGACCTTTCCGAAGCCGATGCGCGCTTTGATATGATGTGGTTCGCGAAGATCGTCCTGCGTGAGAAAGTCAGTCTCCGCAACATCGTCTTTGCTTCAATGATATTGGCCGTTCTCCAGATCTTCCCCGCATTGATTGTGATGCAGGTGGTGGATCGCGTCGTTAATTACCACTCGACCGCGACTTTGATTTCGATCACCGGTATTGTGGTGATACTCACTTTTTACGAAATTATGCTGACTTATGCGCGGCGGGAACTGACACTTGTCATGACGACACGGGTGGATGCGCGCATCTCCCTGCACGCATTCAACCGCCTTCTCTCATTGCCGCTCGAATTTTATGAGCGGGAGCAGGCGGGCCGCGTGATTGGCCGTTACATGGCCCTTTACCGCGTGCGTGACTTTCTAACGGGCAAGCTGCTTTCAACATTCCTCGATATGTTCACGCTTTTCGTGATTCTGCCTGTGCTTTTCTACATGAGCACGACGCTCGCCTGGATGACGCTCGCCTGTGCCGGCCTGATCGGCCTGATTGTCGTCGTCTTCCTGCCGCCCATGACGCGCGTTTATACGAAGATGGTGGATGCGGAGATGGAGAGGGGCTCCGTCCTTTATGAAACCGTCGCGGGTATCCGGACCATCAAGACCCTCGCGCTGGAGCAGACAAGGCGGGAGAAATGGGACGAGACGACCGCCAATGTCATCCGCTGGAAGCTCGCTTCAGGCCGCATGTCAAACTGGCCTGCCACACTCGTGATGCCGCTCGATATGTTCATTAATCGCGGGATCATCCTCGTCGGGGCCTATCTTGCGCTTAAAACAAATAGCGGTGTCGGTGTCGGTGCGCTTCTGGCCTTCATGATGCTCGGCTCACGCGTTGCGTCGCCGCTTGTCAGCCTCGCCAAAATCCTTGAAGACGTCAATCAGGTGACAACCTCGCTTAATGAGGCGGGCATTGTTCTGAACCAGCCGACGGAAACGAAAGCGCTCACGACGGGTATGCGGCCAATTCTGCGCGGCGCCCTGTCTTTCCAGAATGTCGATTTCACTTATCCTGGTTCTTCCAATAAAGCCCTCAATAATGTGACATTTGAGGTGCCTGCCGGGACAATGTTGGGGCTCGTCGGGCGATCAGGCTCCGGCAAATCCACGATCACGCGCCTCTTACAGGGTGTCAGCCGGGGCTATGCAGGGTTTCTGCGCCTCGACGCGCTTGAATTGCGGGAAATCAATCTTACGCATTTGCGGCGCTCTCTAGGCGTGGTCCTTCAGGATAACTTTCTTTTCAGAGGGTCGATCGCTGATAATATTGTTTCCGGTCGGCCCGGTTACACGATGAATGACGTCATCCGCGCCGCACGTCTGGCGGGCGCTGAGGAATTTATCGACCGGATGCCCGCAGGTTACGAAACCCAGATTGAGGAAGGCTCGACCAATATCTCAGGTGGTCAGCGTCAGCGCCTTGCCATTGCCCGCGCCGTGATCAGTGACCCGAAACTGATGATCCTCGATGAAGCGACCTCCGCCCTCGATCCCGAGAGCGAGGCCCTCGTAAATGCCAATCTGAAGCGCATCAGTCAGGGACGCACGATGGTGATTGTCTCGCACCGTCTTTCCTCCCTGGTGGATTGCGACATGATCTGCGTCATGGATCGCGGCCAGGTGATTGATGTCGCGCCTCATGCCGTCCTGCTGGAACGCTGCGACGTCTACCGCACGCTTTGGATGCAGCAGAATCGTCACACACATCACCATGAATCCTCCGGATCGTCGGATACTGATTCCGGGCGCGATGTTTCTCCCGGGGGGAAAGAAAAATGA
- a CDS encoding HlyD family type I secretion periplasmic adaptor subunit — protein MSDKDIVEQDPEKENDGPVNPIAPREADDPFAQQDMPLALLEFHSPTASLVNMPPSPAALYIMWVVGGMFIMCFLAAALFPMNKIVTTPGRLVSVERTIIVQPLETSIVRSVDVNMGDVVQKGQILAHLDPTITTADIGDKRAQRDAYQATVNRLKAEAEGKDYTADIKNPYSVNEAAAFLKRRLEFAAKTQQYEQDIASLQSQIQGYVASAAMYRGRANIGGQILEMRQKLQKEAVGSRLMTLGAQGELIDAERAQIEAQQNANAARAKLAATQQELAAFKENWLADVYAKLSEAQHRYDESEAEFTKSKLRSELILLRAPEDGVVLNVAKVSVGAVVQGAQVLVSLVPTGAALEMEAVLRGQDAGFVKLGDHALLKFSTFPYNQYGGADATVRVISADTFSSEDAPQDVAGAAGRGQSPQSMANGFYRVRLRIDRYTLHGVPSFFHPIPGMPVTANIQVGKRTMLQYFFNRLTAATSSGLREPS, from the coding sequence ATGAGTGACAAAGATATTGTCGAGCAGGATCCCGAGAAGGAAAATGACGGTCCCGTCAATCCGATTGCGCCGCGTGAGGCTGACGACCCGTTCGCGCAACAGGATATGCCGCTCGCGCTGCTGGAGTTCCACTCTCCGACAGCGTCTCTCGTCAACATGCCGCCCTCTCCGGCGGCGCTCTACATCATGTGGGTCGTGGGGGGGATGTTCATCATGTGCTTCCTCGCCGCGGCGCTATTCCCCATGAATAAAATCGTCACCACCCCCGGAAGGCTCGTCTCTGTCGAGCGCACCATCATCGTGCAGCCGCTGGAGACATCCATTGTGCGCTCCGTCGACGTCAATATGGGCGATGTGGTGCAGAAAGGGCAGATCCTCGCGCATCTTGACCCCACAATCACAACGGCGGATATCGGCGATAAACGCGCCCAGCGGGATGCTTATCAGGCGACAGTCAATCGCCTCAAGGCGGAGGCTGAAGGTAAGGATTATACGGCGGACATCAAAAATCCCTATTCCGTCAATGAGGCGGCGGCCTTCCTGAAGCGGCGGCTCGAATTTGCAGCCAAAACCCAGCAATATGAGCAGGATATTGCCTCGTTACAGAGTCAGATCCAGGGTTATGTTGCCAGTGCCGCCATGTATCGGGGACGCGCCAATATCGGGGGTCAGATCCTTGAAATGCGTCAGAAACTCCAGAAGGAAGCTGTCGGGAGCCGCCTGATGACTCTGGGCGCGCAGGGTGAGCTGATTGACGCGGAGCGCGCTCAGATTGAGGCGCAGCAGAATGCCAACGCGGCCAGGGCCAAACTTGCCGCAACGCAGCAGGAGCTCGCTGCCTTTAAGGAAAACTGGCTTGCCGATGTTTACGCGAAACTCAGCGAGGCCCAGCATCGATATGATGAGTCGGAGGCCGAATTTACAAAATCCAAATTGCGCAGCGAGCTGATCTTATTAAGGGCCCCGGAGGATGGTGTCGTCCTGAACGTCGCGAAAGTATCGGTCGGGGCGGTGGTGCAGGGGGCGCAGGTTCTCGTCAGTCTCGTCCCGACAGGCGCAGCGCTTGAGATGGAGGCGGTTCTGCGCGGGCAGGATGCAGGATTCGTGAAATTGGGTGACCATGCTTTACTGAAATTTTCCACCTTTCCCTATAATCAATATGGGGGCGCGGATGCCACCGTCCGCGTCATCAGTGCGGATACGTTCTCAAGCGAGGATGCTCCTCAGGACGTCGCTGGCGCGGCGGGGCGCGGTCAGTCACCACAATCCATGGCGAATGGCTTTTACCGTGTCCGTCTGCGGATTGATCGTTACACGCTGCATGGCGTGCCGTCCTTCTTCCATCCGATACCGGGTATGCCGGTCACGGCGAATATCCAGGTGGGCAAACGGACGATGCTGCAATATTTCTTCAATCGTTTGACAGCGGCAACTTCGTCGGGGCTGAGAGAGCCCTCGTAA
- a CDS encoding tetratricopeptide repeat protein: MAISPRLNMFVSKPRRLQNAIALLEEDDRAVEGFSRLSALAAEGVVEAQYRVGRAYLEARGTPYQFREGERWLRRAAEVGHTDAQYFLAILHLIGYPKGFDPESEDVYSGVSMEERVPDLAGALPWALKAAEAGHVEAAGLLGYIYSSGPHEIKDEQKALKWYEIAHEKGSPQGSLGLGIARLQSSPDKTAIALLRKAADAGLPTAFFYLGWVYELGIVAPQDDVRAARNFQKAAEGGVTAAALRYGVYLLHGRGVEKDLFQAETWLRRAALKGEAEAAAILGDLNIRGFDHAPNFEDAGGWYRLAAEMGHAAAARGLALLYLTGSGVKRDLDLAAQWFHTAAEMGDSVASADFGNLALIGVGSESQKSDLFKRFMTEAEEGSLVAAFNLGVCLAQGVGTEENPQAAIQWFKVAAKGVVNAQYWLGRLYGGEFGVEADPAASVEWLEKAADAEMPEAQVALAQLLVTGTSVLGEDHPRALKLYRSAAQRGNVDGTFGLGAMLGGGHHVEEQNRAEAQSWFRLAAERGHGLAQLMLGRYLERGLGGEVNLEGAQLWYERAEKSGVPEASQALIALNKSMVVDAG, translated from the coding sequence GTGGCGATTTCTCCACGCTTGAATATGTTTGTCTCGAAGCCGCGGCGTCTGCAAAACGCGATCGCGCTTCTCGAAGAGGATGATCGGGCCGTCGAGGGGTTCTCCCGCCTGTCGGCCCTTGCGGCAGAGGGTGTGGTTGAGGCGCAATATCGCGTCGGGCGCGCCTACCTTGAGGCACGTGGCACACCCTACCAGTTTCGGGAAGGTGAGCGCTGGCTTCGCCGCGCTGCCGAGGTCGGCCATACGGACGCGCAGTACTTCCTCGCCATATTGCACCTTATCGGCTACCCGAAGGGCTTCGATCCGGAGAGTGAGGACGTTTATAGCGGCGTTTCAATGGAGGAACGGGTGCCCGACCTCGCCGGGGCGCTGCCCTGGGCCCTTAAAGCGGCGGAAGCCGGGCATGTCGAGGCGGCGGGGCTCCTCGGTTATATTTATTCATCCGGTCCGCATGAGATCAAGGATGAGCAGAAAGCCCTCAAATGGTATGAGATCGCGCATGAGAAAGGCTCTCCTCAGGGGAGTCTCGGCCTCGGCATTGCGCGTCTTCAGTCCTCACCGGATAAAACTGCGATCGCTCTTTTGCGCAAGGCGGCGGATGCCGGCCTGCCGACCGCTTTTTTCTATCTTGGCTGGGTATATGAACTCGGGATTGTCGCGCCGCAAGACGATGTCCGTGCCGCGCGGAATTTTCAGAAAGCGGCGGAAGGCGGCGTCACGGCGGCCGCGCTGCGTTACGGTGTTTACCTGCTCCATGGCCGCGGCGTCGAGAAAGACCTTTTTCAGGCCGAGACATGGCTTCGCCGTGCCGCGCTGAAAGGGGAGGCTGAGGCTGCCGCGATCCTCGGCGACCTGAATATTCGTGGCTTTGACCACGCTCCCAATTTTGAGGATGCAGGGGGGTGGTATCGCCTTGCGGCTGAGATGGGCCATGCGGCGGCGGCGCGCGGGCTTGCGCTTCTTTACCTCACCGGGTCAGGCGTGAAACGTGATCTCGACCTCGCGGCGCAATGGTTTCATACGGCGGCGGAAATGGGCGATTCAGTCGCCAGTGCCGATTTCGGCAATCTGGCCCTGATCGGTGTCGGGTCGGAATCCCAGAAATCAGATCTGTTCAAGCGCTTCATGACCGAGGCTGAAGAAGGGAGCCTGGTGGCGGCATTTAATCTTGGCGTCTGCCTGGCTCAGGGGGTGGGCACGGAGGAAAATCCGCAGGCGGCCATCCAATGGTTCAAGGTCGCGGCGAAAGGTGTCGTTAATGCACAATATTGGTTAGGCCGCCTCTATGGCGGTGAATTCGGCGTTGAGGCGGACCCGGCGGCTTCCGTCGAATGGCTGGAGAAAGCGGCAGATGCCGAGATGCCGGAGGCCCAGGTTGCGCTGGCGCAACTCCTCGTGACGGGAACATCCGTTCTGGGGGAAGATCACCCGCGCGCACTCAAACTTTACCGATCGGCCGCGCAGCGTGGCAATGTCGATGGCACGTTCGGCCTTGGGGCCATGCTGGGCGGCGGCCATCATGTTGAGGAACAGAATCGCGCAGAGGCGCAAAGCTGGTTTCGCCTGGCGGCGGAACGCGGTCACGGCCTGGCGCAATTAATGTTGGGTCGGTATCTTGAGCGCGGCCTGGGTGGTGAGGTCAATCTGGAAGGTGCGCAGCTATGGTATGAGCGCGCTGAGAAATCCGGTGTTCCGGAGGCGTCACAGGCCCTTATCGCGCTGAATAAATCGATGGTTGTCGATGCCGGATGA
- a CDS encoding glycosyltransferase, with protein MPDDGPARRKRPRPLFTGYGHKVTARQRADWKCWADQRAQLSYRRGTEAALSGDYSQAITWLDRAARMAPDDLNVAAARAFAYFAAGDWAAACVQLGKLVDITASPRVLAALAVTWLRLRRIDQACAVTEALLSRNAPPPEIYPTADLVRRHVNKVGWCGVSNAGILIGQSDAPVSIKLDDHFIAQNVSLPFALPEKWVAATHLEVLADDKPLLGAPIDLQAIRQTEGFVTCKNGKLEGWIWYPHDPETPAEILIKCAGHAHRILPQEDAGDMNRYAIFRAARRFTFPMKSIPRDARIDVTDRYGRHLMGSPVTPALRALLETRPPRVSSGDAQLSAPSPRAGAPKRREACLVIIPVYRGLAESRACLNSVLDARTDDLEILVINDATPDPQLREALHLLAASGDITLLTHEENLGFVASVNAGLEQAAGRDVILLNNDAMFFNDGVRRLRAALHSAADIGTATPFSNHATIFSLPYVDKPNPFPSPAHGAFLDRILSESAFAPGLDVPTAHGFCMAIKGACLEETGLFRDALFAQGYGEENDFCLRAADHGWRHIAATRVYVAHHGSLSFNGARDDLLARNLKLVEKLHPGYLAAIDAFIEKDPLAAFRNDVIARAIKATWREAPHRTAILVTHDAGGGVERIVKDRAQWFQDQGLATLVIRPHYEGCRLSRFGGDDGEVIFRLPEGWGDLVAFLKEMSPALVEIHHMVGHAAIMHQLPRALAVSSDIYVHDYAWFCPRVTLLSDKSRYCGEPDLESCQKCVDRLGDLTGENLPVAARVARSDALLREARRVVAPCHDTATRMMRHFDTVPVIVMSPSDLPATPNRRVPRRVRGAAVRICVVGAIGKDKGYDVLLALARYAQRTHRALDILVIGHSVDDDRLLATGKVHVTGEYKNNEEALSLIEAFQPHWGFLPSIWPETWCFALSLLMAKISRIAVFDIGAQAERMRRVHGSVILPLGMNVSRLADMFHPPSEGALDEGRKLPEIGGK; from the coding sequence ATGCCGGATGACGGCCCTGCCCGACGAAAGAGGCCGCGGCCGCTCTTCACCGGTTACGGCCATAAAGTTACGGCACGACAGCGCGCGGATTGGAAATGCTGGGCCGATCAACGTGCCCAGCTATCCTACCGGCGTGGCACGGAGGCCGCCCTTTCCGGGGATTACAGTCAGGCCATAACTTGGCTTGACCGCGCCGCCCGTATGGCGCCGGATGACCTCAACGTGGCCGCAGCGCGCGCCTTCGCGTATTTTGCCGCAGGGGATTGGGCGGCAGCCTGCGTGCAACTCGGCAAACTGGTCGACATCACGGCGTCGCCCCGCGTCTTAGCGGCGCTTGCGGTCACTTGGCTGAGATTGCGACGGATTGATCAAGCCTGCGCGGTGACAGAAGCGCTCCTCAGCCGGAACGCGCCGCCGCCTGAAATCTACCCGACAGCGGACCTCGTCAGGCGGCACGTTAATAAAGTCGGGTGGTGCGGTGTCAGCAATGCGGGTATTCTCATCGGGCAGAGCGACGCGCCGGTCAGCATCAAGCTGGATGATCATTTCATTGCGCAAAATGTCTCTTTACCCTTTGCCCTGCCTGAAAAATGGGTGGCGGCGACGCATCTTGAGGTGCTGGCTGACGATAAGCCCCTCCTCGGCGCGCCGATCGACTTGCAGGCCATCCGGCAGACAGAGGGTTTTGTCACCTGTAAAAACGGGAAATTGGAGGGTTGGATCTGGTATCCGCATGACCCGGAAACACCCGCCGAGATATTGATTAAATGCGCGGGTCACGCCCATCGCATCCTGCCGCAGGAAGATGCGGGGGACATGAATCGTTACGCGATATTTCGCGCCGCCCGGCGATTCACATTTCCCATGAAATCTATCCCGCGTGATGCCCGTATTGACGTGACGGACCGTTATGGGCGCCATTTGATGGGGAGCCCGGTGACGCCGGCGCTGCGCGCCTTATTGGAGACGCGCCCTCCCCGTGTTTCGTCGGGCGATGCGCAGCTTTCAGCGCCATCGCCGCGCGCAGGGGCACCAAAAAGGCGGGAAGCCTGTCTCGTCATCATCCCTGTCTATCGCGGCTTGGCGGAAAGCCGCGCCTGCCTCAATTCCGTGCTGGATGCGCGGACTGACGACCTGGAGATACTCGTCATTAATGACGCGACCCCGGACCCGCAACTAAGGGAGGCGCTGCATCTTCTGGCCGCTTCCGGTGACATCACCCTCCTGACACATGAGGAAAATCTCGGCTTCGTTGCAAGCGTAAATGCGGGACTGGAGCAGGCAGCGGGGCGGGACGTCATTTTGCTGAATAATGACGCGATGTTTTTCAATGATGGCGTGCGCCGCCTGCGCGCGGCGCTGCATAGTGCCGCGGATATCGGCACGGCCACGCCTTTTTCAAATCACGCGACGATTTTCTCCCTGCCCTATGTGGACAAACCTAATCCATTTCCCTCACCGGCGCATGGCGCTTTCCTGGATCGCATTTTATCGGAGAGCGCGTTTGCACCCGGCCTTGATGTGCCCACCGCGCATGGGTTCTGCATGGCGATCAAGGGCGCGTGCCTCGAAGAAACGGGCCTTTTCCGCGACGCGCTTTTCGCACAGGGTTACGGGGAGGAAAATGATTTCTGCCTGCGCGCCGCTGATCATGGATGGCGACATATCGCGGCGACGCGGGTCTATGTGGCCCATCATGGCAGCTTGTCATTTAACGGCGCACGAGATGACCTTTTGGCGCGCAACCTCAAACTGGTCGAGAAATTACATCCGGGTTACCTCGCCGCCATTGACGCCTTCATTGAAAAAGATCCGCTCGCGGCTTTCCGCAATGACGTCATCGCGCGTGCCATCAAAGCGACATGGCGGGAAGCCCCGCATCGCACCGCGATATTGGTGACGCATGATGCGGGTGGCGGTGTGGAACGCATTGTCAAGGACCGCGCGCAATGGTTTCAGGATCAGGGCCTGGCAACGCTGGTTATCCGACCGCATTATGAGGGATGCCGATTGTCGCGTTTTGGCGGCGATGATGGGGAAGTCATCTTCCGCCTGCCGGAAGGTTGGGGGGATCTGGTGGCGTTCCTCAAGGAGATGTCGCCTGCTCTCGTCGAGATCCATCATATGGTGGGTCATGCCGCGATTATGCATCAATTGCCGCGCGCTCTTGCTGTTTCGAGCGATATTTACGTCCATGATTATGCGTGGTTCTGCCCGCGCGTCACGCTTCTCAGCGATAAAAGCCGTTATTGTGGAGAGCCGGATCTGGAAAGCTGCCAGAAATGCGTGGACCGTTTGGGTGACCTGACGGGGGAAAACCTCCCCGTGGCGGCGCGCGTGGCACGATCTGACGCCTTGTTACGTGAGGCACGCCGTGTTGTGGCGCCGTGCCATGATACGGCCACGCGCATGATGCGGCATTTTGACACGGTGCCCGTCATCGTTATGTCGCCATCTGACTTGCCCGCAACGCCGAATCGTCGAGTTCCGCGGCGGGTGAGGGGGGCTGCCGTGCGCATTTGTGTGGTTGGGGCGATCGGGAAGGATAAAGGTTACGACGTGTTACTTGCGTTGGCGCGTTACGCCCAGCGTACGCATCGCGCGCTTGATATTCTCGTGATCGGGCATAGTGTCGATGATGATCGCCTCCTTGCGACAGGCAAAGTCCATGTGACGGGTGAGTATAAAAATAATGAAGAAGCTCTTAGCCTGATTGAGGCGTTTCAACCTCACTGGGGATTTCTGCCCTCCATTTGGCCGGAAACCTGGTGTTTTGCGTTAAGTCTTCTGATGGCGAAAATTTCCAGAATTGCAGTATTCGATATCGGGGCGCAGGCGGAGCGGATGCGGCGGGTTCACGGTTCCGTTATTCTACCCTTGGGCATGAACGTCTCACGATTGGCCGACATGTTCCATCCACCATCGGAAGGGGCGTTAGATGAGGGCCGCAAACTGCCCGAAATTGGGGGAAAATAA